Sequence from the Candidatus Omnitrophota bacterium genome:
CCGGGATAAGTTTAGCGATCTTGTCTACTTCTCCGTAAGAAAAACCCTTTACCCGGCCGACATCTCTGATCACCGCCCGGGCAGCCATAGTGCCGAATGTAATTATCTGGGCAACGCAGTCCTTTCCGTATTTTTGTTTTACATAATCTATTACTTCGTTACGCCGGACGTAACAAAAATCAATATCTATATCCGGCAGGCTCACCCTTTCCGGGTTTAAAAATCTTTCAAACAATAATCCATATCGGCAGGGGTCTATATCGGTTATCCCCAAAGTATATGCGGTCAGGCTCCCGCTGGCCGAACCCCTGCCCGGGCCTACCGGAATACCTTTTTCCCTGGCAAAACGGACAAAATCCCAAACTATCAAGAAATAACTGCTGTAACCGGCCTGCTTGATTATCCCCAGTTCATGCTTCAGCCGCTCCTTAAAAGAATCAGCCTTTGGGCCGTATTTCTTTACCAGACCTTCAAAACAGAGATTGCCTAAACATTCCTCCACCCCCTGGCCCTGGCCAGGATTATACCGCGGCAGATAGGTCTTAGAAAAATCAAGTTCCAGGTTGCACTTTTCAGCGATTTTCAGGGTGTTTGAGATAGCCTGGGGCGCTTCTTTAAACAACCTTTTCATCTCATTTTCGTTTTTTAAATAAAATTCATTGGTCTTAAATTTCATCCTGTTCGGATCATCAAGAGTGGTTTGAGTTTGGATACAGAGAAGAATCTCATGGGCCGAGGCATCCGAACGATTGAGATAATGAACATCGTTGCTGGCTACCAGTTCAACCGAAAACTCTTTACTCAGCCTGATCAGTTCCTTATTCAATTTCTTTTGGTCACCGAGAGAATGATCTTGCAATTCAAAATAAAAATCCTTCGGCCCGAAAATATTTTTGAACTGGTCGATAGTGTTTTTGACCTCTTCTTTCTGCTCGCTTAAAATAAGATGGGCTAACTCTCCCTTTAAGCAGCCGCTTAAACAGATCAAACCCCCGGCATATTCAGCCAATAGTTCTTTATCGATTCGCGGCCGATAATAAAAACCCTCTAAATAAGCAAAGCTGGCTAATTTCATCAGGTTCTTATAACCTGTTTCATCCTTAGCCAGCAATGTCAGGTGATAGGCAGCCTCTCTTATTCCACGGGCTGCTTTTTCAAAACGTGATGCCGGAGCCAAATAAGCCTCATAACCGATAATCGGCTTTATGCCGTTAGCTTCAGCCATCCGATAGAATTCTATTGCCCCAAACATATTCCCATGGTCAGTAATAGCCAGGGCAGGCATCTTTAACTTACGGGCTAATTTAACTAAATTGGAAATCTTGCAGGATCCGTCGAGCAGACTATATTGGGTGTGGGTATGGAGATGAACAAAACCTGAATGGTTCATTTTGATGAATAATATTCTTTGGGGTCTTTTAGCGAATGATCTACGCGTATGTGCCTAAATTTTGAGCGGCTTGAAATACCTTTCCTTCGGTCTGAATGGAGGGAGCAATTATTATTTCGGCCAACTGCATTTCTTTTATGTTCTTTGCTCCAACGCTGCCCATTGAGGTCTTAAGCGCGCCAATAAGATTCTGGGAGCCGTCGTCTAACCTGGCCGGCCCAAAAAGTATCTCTTGCAGGGAACCAGTCGTGCCTACATGTATCCGGGTGCCCCGCGGCAGGTTAGGATGGGGCGTAGCCATTCCCCAGTGATAACCCCGGCCAGGAGCCTCTTTAGCCCGGGCAAACGCCGAGCCGATCATCACTGCATCCGCACCGCAGGCAAATGCTTTACATATATCACCGCCAGTAGTCATCCCGCCATCTGTAATAATCGGCACATACCTTCCGGTTTGTTTATAATAGAAATCCCGGGCAGCCGCTGAATCACAGGTGGCCGTAACCTGAGGAACGCCGATCCCTAAAACGCCCCGGGTAGTGCAGGCAGCGCCCGGGCCAATACCGATCAAAAGCCCGCTTGCGCCGGTATCTAACAACTCCAGGGCGGTGCTATAAGTAACACTGTTTCCGATCACCACCGGTATTTTCATGTCTTTGCAAAATCTATAAAAATCCAAGCACTTATATTCTGAAGAAATATGCCTGGTAGTAGTTACTGTAGCCTGAACCACAAATATATCTGCCCCGGAATCCTGGGCGATCATCCCGAACCTTTTGGCATTCTGGGGAATTGCGCTAACCACA
This genomic interval carries:
- a CDS encoding GuaB3 family IMP dehydrogenase-related protein, which produces MGMWVGRGRKARRCYGFDEIALVPGAVTVNPNEIDTSWEIGGKKLEVPILAAAMDGVVDTKFAVTMGRSGGLAVLNLEGIQTRYKDPAGVLNEIAKAAPKEATELVQSVYLKPVKEELISARIKQIKDQGVPAVVSAIPQNAKRFGMIAQDSGADIFVVQATVTTTRHISSEYKCLDFYRFCKDMKIPVVIGNSVTYSTALELLDTGASGLLIGIGPGAACTTRGVLGIGVPQVTATCDSAAARDFYYKQTGRYVPIITDGGMTTGGDICKAFACGADAVMIGSAFARAKEAPGRGYHWGMATPHPNLPRGTRIHVGTTGSLQEILFGPARLDDGSQNLIGALKTSMGSVGAKNIKEMQLAEIIIAPSIQTEGKVFQAAQNLGTYA